In Archangium violaceum, the following are encoded in one genomic region:
- a CDS encoding LysR family transcriptional regulator, with translation MATTGQVSAASRLLHLSQPAVTAQVRQLERECGQPLLVRTARGVRLNDAGRALLEYAQRIHQLLDEAALAVSVEEEPGGELVLAASTTVASYVVPELLASFLRSHRGAQVRVEVGNTTQVLAWVGEGRAPLGLVEGHARAALIRLERYLDDELVPVVSSRAPAELLRVRSVEALRSVPLLWREPGSGTRAVMERALRKAGVRRGLQAGDLQLGDNEAIKGAVRLGLGVGFLSRWSIQDELALGRLRVLPVPGLSVERAFSWVLPVDAPSGLAGRFLRHARASPPPLLLP, from the coding sequence GTGGCCACCACGGGACAGGTGTCGGCGGCCTCGCGGCTGCTCCACCTGTCCCAGCCCGCGGTGACGGCGCAGGTGCGCCAGCTCGAGCGCGAGTGTGGCCAGCCGCTGCTGGTGCGCACCGCGCGAGGCGTGCGTCTCAACGACGCGGGCCGCGCCCTGCTGGAGTACGCGCAGCGCATCCACCAGCTGCTGGACGAGGCGGCGCTCGCGGTCTCCGTCGAGGAGGAGCCGGGCGGAGAGCTGGTGCTGGCGGCGAGCACGACCGTGGCCAGCTACGTGGTGCCGGAGCTGCTGGCCTCCTTCCTGCGCTCGCACCGGGGCGCGCAGGTGCGGGTGGAGGTGGGCAACACCACACAGGTGCTCGCCTGGGTAGGCGAGGGCCGCGCCCCACTGGGCCTGGTGGAGGGACACGCCCGCGCCGCCCTCATCCGCCTGGAGCGCTACCTGGATGACGAGCTGGTGCCGGTTGTCTCCTCGCGGGCCCCGGCGGAGCTGCTGCGGGTGCGCTCGGTGGAGGCTCTTCGCTCGGTGCCGCTGCTCTGGCGCGAGCCGGGCTCGGGGACTCGGGCCGTGATGGAGCGGGCGCTGCGCAAGGCGGGCGTGCGCCGGGGGCTCCAGGCGGGAGACCTGCAGCTCGGCGACAACGAGGCCATCAAGGGCGCGGTGCGGCTCGGCCTGGGCGTCGGCTTCCTGTCCAGATGGAGCATCCAGGACGAGCTGGCGCTGGGCCGACTGCGGGTGCTGCCAGTGCCGGGGCTGAGCGTGGAGCGGGCCTTCTCCTGGGTGCTGCCGGTGGATGCGCCCTCGGGGCTCGCGGGCCGCTTCCTGCGCCACGCACGCGCCTCGCCACCGCCCCTGCTGCTCCCCTGA
- a CDS encoding SDR family NAD(P)-dependent oxidoreductase produces the protein MDLQLAGKVVLVTGGSEGLGAAVCERLVQEGARVALCARNPQRLEATAARLRALGGEVLAVPADVSRAEDLERFVAAAHERWGRVDALVNNAGSASAKAFLSVTDAEWEEDLQLKLFAAMRAVRLTVPHLRAAGGGAIVNVLSIKAKEPGKNTTPSSVSRAAGMALTKVLSKELGPEGIRVNAVLVGMIESGQWERRAQAAGKPPEELYAERSREAGVPLGRVGRAEEFADVVAFLVSSRASYVSGTAINVDGGLSGAV, from the coding sequence ATGGACTTGCAGCTCGCTGGCAAGGTGGTGCTGGTAACGGGTGGCTCGGAGGGACTGGGCGCCGCCGTGTGTGAACGGCTCGTCCAGGAGGGGGCACGCGTGGCGCTGTGTGCCCGGAATCCGCAGCGGCTGGAGGCCACCGCGGCCCGCCTGCGCGCCCTCGGAGGCGAGGTGCTCGCCGTCCCCGCCGACGTGTCGCGCGCGGAGGACCTCGAGCGCTTCGTGGCCGCCGCGCACGAGCGCTGGGGACGCGTGGACGCGCTGGTGAACAACGCCGGCTCGGCCTCCGCGAAGGCCTTCCTGTCGGTCACCGACGCGGAGTGGGAGGAGGATCTCCAGCTCAAGCTGTTCGCCGCGATGCGCGCCGTGCGCCTGACGGTGCCTCACCTGCGCGCGGCCGGAGGAGGGGCCATCGTCAACGTGCTGTCCATCAAGGCCAAGGAGCCCGGGAAGAACACCACGCCCTCGTCGGTGTCCCGCGCGGCGGGGATGGCGCTGACGAAGGTGCTCTCCAAGGAGCTGGGACCCGAGGGCATCCGCGTCAACGCCGTGCTCGTGGGGATGATCGAGAGCGGCCAGTGGGAGCGCCGCGCCCAGGCCGCTGGCAAGCCGCCGGAGGAGCTGTACGCCGAGCGGAGCCGGGAGGCGGGAGTCCCCCTGGGGCGGGTGGGCCGGGCCGAGGAGTTCGCCGACGTGGTGGCCTTCCTCGTCTCGTCGCGCGCCTCCTATGTGAGCGGCACGGCCATCAACGTGGATGGAGGTCTGTCCGGCGCCGTCTGA
- a CDS encoding alpha/beta hydrolase family protein has product MSLQTSRMSLAGAPALVVHRGPREEALRRGVVLFFHGLGASKEVNERELGVFADRGLVAVGLDAMGHGERRYPDFDARFTHDNPRAEEDFLQVVRATANEVPSVLDALVSLGADAERLSIGGASLGGFITYRALLLDRRLRVAVPLIGSPEWELPLPESPHCFPERFFPVALFSQTAGLDDVVHPGMARAFHERLVPLYAQAPERLRYREFPLSRHRMRPEDWNEAIQDAADWLVRFLGVERSHPSRNAV; this is encoded by the coding sequence ATGAGCCTGCAGACTTCGAGAATGTCGCTCGCGGGTGCGCCCGCGCTGGTCGTCCACCGGGGTCCTCGCGAGGAAGCCCTCCGCCGTGGCGTGGTGCTCTTCTTCCACGGGCTCGGCGCGTCCAAGGAGGTGAACGAGCGGGAGCTCGGCGTCTTCGCGGACCGGGGACTCGTCGCGGTGGGGCTCGACGCGATGGGGCATGGTGAGCGGCGCTACCCGGACTTCGATGCGCGCTTCACCCACGACAACCCGCGCGCGGAAGAGGACTTCCTCCAGGTGGTTCGTGCGACCGCGAACGAGGTGCCATCGGTGCTCGATGCACTCGTGTCACTCGGGGCGGATGCGGAGCGGTTGAGCATTGGCGGTGCTTCGCTGGGCGGGTTCATCACCTACCGGGCGCTGCTGCTGGACCGGCGGCTGCGCGTGGCGGTTCCGCTCATCGGCTCGCCCGAATGGGAGCTCCCGCTGCCCGAGAGCCCGCACTGTTTCCCGGAGCGTTTCTTCCCCGTGGCGCTCTTCAGTCAGACGGCGGGCCTGGACGACGTGGTGCATCCCGGGATGGCGCGAGCCTTCCATGAGCGCCTGGTCCCTCTCTATGCCCAGGCTCCCGAGCGGCTGCGCTACCGGGAGTTCCCCCTGTCCAGGCACAGGATGCGGCCCGAGGACTGGAACGAGGCCATCCAGGACGCGGCGGACTGGCTGGTCCGCTTCCTGGGCGTTGAGCGGAGCCACCCTTCGCGGAACGCGGTGTAG
- a CDS encoding deoxyribodipyrimidine photo-lyase, translating to MASRTIEESRIQRLNTRESKGGEYVLYWMQQSQRAGFNPALEYAIQRANEAKLPLLVGFGLMDGYPEANVRHYRFMLEGLQDTQRALARRKIPLVVQRGAPDVVALKLARHAALVVCDRGYLRHQKQWRRTVADKASCPVIQVEGDVVVPVAAASGKAEFAARTLRPKIHRLWSAYLVELAPTPLKTDSLGLGVKGLDLEDLDAVLAKLDLDRSVPPVSHRFKGGTSEAKRLLRKFLTEHLPEYQESRPHPETTHVSHMSKYLHFGQVSPVEVALAAREAKVADHQRESFLEELIVRRELAQNFAEYTPLYDSFESLPEWARKTLEKHRGDERHHQYTKEQLERARTHDPYWNAAMREMRYTGYMHNAMRMYWGKKILEWSSTPEHGHRTALELNNRYFLDGRDANSYTNIGWVFGLHDRPWGEREIFGTVRYMSSGGLERKADMRAYVDKVDRLVSEARAAGVRFEGD from the coding sequence ATGGCGAGCAGGACCATCGAGGAGAGCCGTATCCAGCGGCTCAACACCCGCGAGTCGAAGGGTGGCGAGTACGTCCTCTATTGGATGCAGCAGAGCCAGCGCGCCGGGTTCAACCCCGCGTTGGAGTACGCCATCCAACGGGCCAACGAGGCGAAGCTGCCGCTGCTGGTGGGCTTCGGGCTGATGGATGGCTACCCCGAGGCCAACGTCCGTCACTACCGCTTCATGTTGGAGGGGCTCCAGGACACGCAGCGCGCCCTGGCTCGCCGGAAGATTCCCCTCGTGGTCCAGCGCGGTGCCCCGGACGTGGTGGCCCTGAAGCTCGCCCGGCACGCGGCCCTGGTGGTGTGTGACCGGGGCTACCTGCGCCATCAGAAGCAGTGGCGCCGCACGGTGGCCGACAAGGCCTCCTGCCCGGTGATTCAGGTCGAGGGGGACGTCGTGGTTCCGGTGGCGGCCGCCTCGGGCAAGGCCGAGTTCGCCGCGCGCACCCTTCGTCCCAAGATCCACCGTCTCTGGAGCGCGTACCTGGTGGAACTCGCGCCCACGCCGCTGAAGACGGACTCGCTCGGGCTCGGCGTGAAGGGACTGGACCTGGAGGACCTCGACGCGGTGCTGGCGAAGCTGGACCTGGACCGCTCCGTGCCTCCGGTGAGCCACCGCTTCAAGGGCGGCACGAGCGAGGCGAAGCGCCTCTTGCGCAAGTTCCTCACGGAGCACCTTCCCGAGTACCAGGAGAGCAGGCCCCACCCGGAGACGACCCACGTCTCGCACATGAGCAAGTACCTCCACTTCGGGCAGGTGAGCCCGGTGGAGGTGGCGCTCGCGGCGCGCGAGGCGAAGGTGGCGGACCATCAGCGCGAGAGCTTCCTCGAGGAGCTCATCGTCCGGCGCGAGCTGGCGCAGAACTTCGCCGAGTACACGCCCCTCTACGACTCCTTCGAGTCCCTGCCCGAGTGGGCCCGGAAGACGCTGGAGAAGCACCGGGGCGACGAGCGGCACCACCAGTACACGAAGGAGCAGCTCGAGCGGGCTCGCACGCATGACCCGTACTGGAACGCCGCCATGCGCGAGATGCGTTACACGGGCTACATGCACAACGCCATGCGCATGTACTGGGGGAAGAAGATACTGGAGTGGAGCAGCACCCCCGAGCACGGGCACCGCACGGCGCTGGAGCTCAACAACAGGTACTTCCTGGATGGGCGGGACGCGAACTCCTACACCAACATCGGCTGGGTGTTCGGCCTGCACGACCGGCCCTGGGGCGAGCGCGAAATCTTCGGCACCGTGCGCTACATGTCCTCGGGCGGTCTGGAGCGGAAGGCGGACATGCGGGCCTATGTCGACAAGGTGGACCGGTTGGTGTCCGAGGCCAGGGCGGCGGGAGTCCGCTTCGAGGGGGACTGA
- a CDS encoding bifunctional acetate--CoA ligase family protein/GNAT family N-acetyltransferase, giving the protein MAQTKRPPPNDPSYDLLHLRGRHPLDAIFNPRSVAVVGASERQGSVGRTILWNLISSPFGGTVYPINPKRTNVLGIRAWPSLEALPEPVDLAMIVTPSTTVPGVMRECAQAGVKGVIIISAGFKEIGPEGVKLEQEVLQIAREAGIRIIGPNCLGVMRPPSGLNATFAGGMARPGNVAFVSQSGALLTAILDWSMRESVGFSAFVSIGSMLDVGWGDVIDYLGDDPRTRSILLYMESIGDARGFLSAAREVALHKPIIVIKAGRSAQAAAAAASHTGSLTGSDEVLSAAFRRTGVLRVDSIADLFYMAEVLAKQPRPDGRRLTIVTNAGGPGVLATDALVMGGGELAKLSDKTVAKLDAILPSAWSRGNPVDILGDADPERYAKALEVAGADENSDGLLVILAPQDVTEPTQTADRLKPYVKMGKPVIASWMGGSEVAAGERILNDLGIPTFGYPDTAARIFNYMWRYTYNLEGLYETPVLTQEPERREEAEALIREARAAGRLLLTELESKRLLAAYGIPTVETRLATSVDEAVREAESLGYPVVLKLHSQRITHKSDVGGVRLNLCDADAVRGAFEGIRQKLEELGRADAFDGVTVQPMVKLDGYELIMGSSLDAQFGPVLLFGAGGTLVEVFKDRALALPPLNTTLARRMMEQTRIHEALRGVRGRKPVDLVELEKLLVRFSQLVVEHRFIKEVDINPLLASADRLVALDARVVLHGPEVKEEELPPLAILPYPVKYVERWKMKDGSEVIIRPIRPEDEPKMVEFHKTLSEQTVFLRYAGMMKLDQRVAHQRLARICFNDYGREMALVVERKNGGEILGVGRLTRLPGTQDAEFAMLISDAVQRQGLGSELLSRLVAVGRDWGLRRIVADILSGNGAMQHVCRGLGFTIHQAEAVGDGVVKAVKVLE; this is encoded by the coding sequence ATGGCCCAGACGAAGCGTCCGCCGCCCAACGACCCCTCGTACGACCTGCTGCACCTGCGAGGCCGTCATCCCCTCGACGCCATCTTCAATCCGCGCAGCGTGGCGGTGGTGGGGGCGAGCGAACGGCAGGGGAGCGTGGGGCGCACCATCCTCTGGAACCTCATCAGCAGTCCCTTCGGGGGCACCGTCTACCCCATCAATCCCAAGCGCACCAACGTGCTGGGCATCCGGGCCTGGCCGTCGCTCGAGGCGCTGCCGGAGCCGGTGGACCTGGCCATGATCGTCACGCCGTCCACCACCGTGCCCGGCGTGATGCGCGAGTGCGCCCAGGCGGGGGTCAAGGGCGTCATCATCATCTCCGCGGGGTTCAAGGAGATCGGCCCCGAGGGCGTGAAGCTGGAGCAGGAAGTCCTCCAGATCGCCCGCGAGGCGGGCATCCGAATCATCGGTCCCAATTGCCTGGGCGTGATGCGGCCGCCGAGCGGACTCAACGCCACCTTCGCGGGAGGCATGGCGCGGCCGGGCAACGTGGCCTTCGTCAGCCAGAGCGGCGCGCTGCTCACGGCCATCCTCGACTGGAGCATGCGCGAGTCGGTGGGCTTCAGCGCCTTCGTGTCGATCGGCTCCATGCTGGACGTGGGGTGGGGAGACGTCATCGACTACCTGGGGGACGACCCGCGCACGCGCAGCATCCTCCTCTACATGGAGTCCATCGGTGACGCGCGGGGCTTCCTGTCGGCGGCGCGAGAGGTGGCGCTGCACAAGCCCATCATCGTCATCAAGGCGGGGCGCTCGGCGCAGGCGGCGGCGGCGGCGGCCTCGCACACGGGTTCGCTCACGGGCAGTGACGAGGTGCTGAGCGCGGCCTTCCGGCGCACCGGCGTGCTGCGCGTGGACTCCATCGCGGACCTCTTCTACATGGCCGAGGTTCTGGCCAAACAGCCACGTCCGGACGGCCGCCGGCTCACCATCGTCACCAACGCGGGCGGCCCGGGGGTCCTCGCCACGGACGCGCTGGTGATGGGCGGCGGCGAGCTGGCGAAGCTGTCGGACAAGACGGTGGCGAAGCTGGACGCCATCCTTCCCTCGGCGTGGAGCCGCGGCAACCCGGTGGACATCCTGGGCGACGCGGACCCGGAGCGCTACGCGAAGGCCCTGGAGGTGGCGGGCGCGGACGAGAACAGTGACGGCCTGCTCGTCATCCTCGCGCCGCAGGACGTGACCGAGCCCACCCAGACGGCGGATCGCCTCAAGCCCTATGTGAAGATGGGCAAGCCGGTGATCGCCAGCTGGATGGGAGGCTCGGAGGTGGCGGCGGGCGAGCGCATCCTCAACGACCTGGGGATTCCGACGTTCGGCTACCCGGACACGGCGGCGCGCATCTTCAATTACATGTGGCGCTACACGTACAACCTGGAGGGCCTGTACGAGACGCCGGTGCTGACGCAGGAGCCGGAGCGGCGCGAGGAGGCCGAGGCGCTCATCCGCGAGGCGCGCGCCGCGGGCCGCCTGCTGCTGACGGAGCTCGAGTCCAAGCGGCTGCTGGCCGCGTATGGCATTCCGACGGTGGAGACGCGGCTGGCCACGAGCGTGGACGAGGCGGTGCGCGAGGCGGAGTCGCTGGGCTACCCGGTGGTGCTGAAGCTGCACTCGCAACGCATCACCCACAAGTCGGACGTAGGCGGGGTGCGGCTGAACCTCTGTGACGCGGACGCGGTGCGAGGCGCCTTCGAGGGCATCCGCCAGAAGCTGGAGGAGCTGGGTCGGGCGGACGCGTTCGACGGGGTGACGGTGCAGCCGATGGTGAAGCTGGACGGCTACGAGCTCATCATGGGCAGCAGCCTGGACGCGCAGTTCGGGCCGGTGCTGCTGTTCGGCGCGGGCGGCACGCTGGTGGAGGTGTTCAAGGATCGGGCACTGGCGCTGCCGCCGCTGAACACGACGCTGGCGCGGCGGATGATGGAGCAGACGCGCATCCACGAGGCTTTGCGGGGCGTGCGCGGGCGCAAGCCGGTGGACCTGGTCGAGCTGGAGAAGCTGCTGGTGCGCTTCAGCCAGCTGGTGGTGGAGCATCGCTTCATCAAGGAGGTGGACATCAACCCGCTGCTGGCGTCGGCGGATCGGCTGGTGGCGTTGGATGCGCGCGTGGTGTTGCACGGCCCGGAGGTGAAGGAAGAGGAGCTGCCGCCGCTGGCCATCCTCCCGTACCCGGTGAAGTACGTGGAGCGATGGAAGATGAAGGATGGGTCGGAGGTGATCATCCGTCCCATCCGGCCCGAGGACGAGCCGAAGATGGTGGAGTTCCACAAGACGCTGTCGGAGCAGACGGTGTTCTTGCGGTACGCGGGGATGATGAAGCTGGACCAGCGCGTGGCGCACCAGCGGCTGGCGCGCATCTGCTTCAACGACTACGGGCGGGAGATGGCGCTGGTGGTGGAGAGGAAGAACGGCGGGGAGATTCTCGGGGTGGGGCGCCTGACGCGACTGCCGGGGACGCAGGACGCCGAGTTCGCGATGCTCATCAGCGACGCGGTGCAGCGGCAGGGTCTGGGGTCGGAGTTGCTGAGCCGGCTGGTGGCCGTGGGCCGGGATTGGGGGCTGCGGCGCATCGTCGCGGACATCCTGTCGGGCAACGGGGCGATGCAGCACGTCTGCCGCGGGCTGGGCTTCACCATCCACCAGGCGGAGGCAGTGGGGGACGGCGTGGTAAAGGCGGTGAAGGTGCTGGAGTGA
- the sitI6 gene encoding SitI6 family double-CXXCG motif immunity protein: MPRFYRLKEPRTSRYTGDINARHKWGSLPWLRCTECKDTWTGGFTAYPSVDLSSLPERDEYEKSRPEPLDEFVRLRERVRPLVMPGSQLLPGSTFGPLTGTATGTFSALYLHLLGAVLIRREALEQLQAAGVQGLRGFPTELRFRQKKHPELLELEIPAHGRLHPDCTPPRPPPCARCGLDSFRFPDDPVLDAASLPADTDLFRLSDFETIFIATERFVDTFRRLELDGADIHEVPVR; the protein is encoded by the coding sequence ATGCCGAGGTTTTACCGGCTCAAGGAGCCAAGAACGTCGCGGTACACCGGTGACATCAACGCCAGACACAAGTGGGGCAGCCTCCCATGGCTCCGCTGCACTGAATGCAAGGACACATGGACGGGAGGGTTCACCGCGTATCCAAGCGTGGACCTGTCCTCGCTGCCCGAACGCGACGAGTATGAGAAATCCCGGCCGGAGCCCCTCGATGAATTCGTGCGTCTACGAGAACGGGTGCGGCCACTCGTGATGCCCGGGAGCCAACTCCTCCCGGGCTCTACGTTTGGTCCGCTCACGGGCACTGCCACCGGAACCTTCAGCGCGCTCTATCTCCATCTCCTGGGAGCGGTATTGATACGGCGTGAGGCTCTGGAGCAATTGCAGGCCGCGGGCGTACAAGGTCTGCGCGGTTTCCCGACGGAGCTGCGCTTCCGGCAGAAGAAACACCCGGAGTTGCTGGAACTGGAAATTCCAGCCCATGGCCGGTTGCATCCGGACTGCACGCCACCACGGCCTCCACCGTGCGCCAGGTGTGGTCTGGATTCGTTCCGCTTCCCGGACGACCCCGTCCTGGACGCGGCATCACTCCCGGCAGACACCGACCTGTTCCGGCTGAGCGACTTCGAAACGATCTTCATCGCCACCGAGCGCTTCGTGGACACATTCCGGCGCCTGGAGCTGGACGGGGCAGACATCCACGAGGTGCCCGTACGTTGA
- a CDS encoding YeiH family protein, whose translation MNAPAVALVAGVLVALLVGNPYVEWTRRVTHPLLALSVVGLGAGMDLRVVAAVGAHGVLYTVAGIAVCLLLGALFTRAFGVSREAGLLISVGTAICGGSAIAAMVPVLRPKAHEVSVALGTVFLLNAVALFVFPAIGHAVGLDARRFGLWSALAIHDTSSVVGAAIQFGPEALEVATTVKLARALWIVPLTLLVGAWRRRSGDATPQQGRARHPWFILGFIATAAIVTWVPALRPAGQLVAAASRQALVLTLFLIGASLTRGALRSVGVRPLAQGLALWVCMAGLSLGAIVLRLVE comes from the coding sequence ATGAACGCTCCCGCTGTCGCGCTCGTGGCCGGCGTCCTCGTGGCCCTGCTCGTGGGCAACCCCTACGTGGAGTGGACCCGCCGCGTCACCCATCCCCTGCTGGCGCTCTCCGTGGTGGGACTCGGCGCCGGCATGGATCTGCGCGTCGTCGCGGCCGTGGGCGCACACGGCGTCCTCTACACCGTGGCGGGCATCGCCGTGTGTCTGTTGCTCGGCGCCCTGTTCACCCGGGCATTCGGCGTGTCCCGGGAGGCTGGTCTGCTCATCAGCGTTGGCACCGCCATCTGCGGCGGGAGCGCCATCGCCGCCATGGTGCCCGTGCTGCGCCCCAAGGCGCACGAGGTCTCCGTCGCGCTCGGCACCGTGTTCCTCCTCAATGCCGTGGCGCTCTTCGTGTTCCCCGCCATCGGTCATGCCGTCGGACTCGATGCGCGCCGGTTCGGCCTGTGGAGCGCCCTCGCCATCCACGACACCAGCTCCGTGGTGGGCGCCGCCATCCAGTTCGGCCCCGAGGCCCTGGAGGTGGCCACCACCGTCAAGCTGGCCCGGGCCCTGTGGATCGTCCCGCTCACCCTGCTCGTCGGCGCATGGCGGCGGCGCTCGGGTGACGCGACGCCCCAGCAGGGCAGGGCGCGGCATCCCTGGTTCATCCTCGGCTTCATCGCCACGGCGGCGATCGTCACCTGGGTGCCCGCGCTCCGGCCGGCGGGGCAGCTGGTGGCGGCCGCGTCCAGGCAGGCGCTGGTCCTGACGCTCTTCCTCATCGGCGCCAGCCTCACCCGAGGCGCCCTCCGCTCGGTGGGCGTGCGGCCCCTCGCCCAGGGACTGGCGCTCTGGGTGTGCATGGCGGGCCTGAGCCTCGGCGCCATCGTCCTGCGCCTCGTGGAGTGA
- the sitA6 gene encoding SitA6 family polymorphic toxin lipoprotein has protein sequence MRALTRIWLLLLGLLAACATSSPVALEENQAPEVVSSSWEEGCEDERSLVLLCRDDGEECGFFRCREAVPGEVLLAYRGGGPIYIPGASPASPRRWWGRPGGWPRNNEPVLTFRFNRHFDPKPPAFALPPGRWVQHHIFPQAEVLRNWFHGRGVPDIHQFTILIPEHVHIRLHSGGPNGGLWNQAWREFMNTYPNAPPEQIYRHAGELMFRFGLTGPIAPYQRGRR, from the coding sequence ATGAGAGCCCTGACGAGAATCTGGCTGCTGCTGCTCGGGCTGCTGGCGGCATGCGCGACCTCGAGCCCCGTCGCGCTGGAAGAGAACCAAGCACCGGAGGTGGTGTCCTCCTCCTGGGAGGAGGGCTGCGAGGACGAACGCAGCCTCGTCCTGCTGTGCCGTGACGATGGAGAGGAGTGTGGCTTCTTTCGCTGCCGGGAGGCAGTACCTGGCGAGGTACTGTTGGCCTACCGGGGCGGCGGGCCCATCTACATCCCGGGTGCCTCACCCGCTTCTCCGCGCCGCTGGTGGGGCCGCCCCGGAGGATGGCCACGGAACAACGAGCCCGTCCTCACCTTCCGCTTCAACCGGCACTTCGACCCCAAGCCCCCTGCGTTCGCCCTTCCTCCAGGCCGCTGGGTCCAGCACCACATCTTCCCGCAGGCAGAGGTACTCAGGAACTGGTTCCACGGCCGAGGAGTACCCGACATCCATCAGTTTACCATTCTCATCCCCGAGCACGTCCATATCCGACTCCACAGCGGCGGACCCAATGGGGGCCTGTGGAACCAGGCGTGGAGGGAGTTCATGAACACCTACCCCAATGCTCCACCCGAACAGATATACCGCCACGCGGGCGAGCTGATGTTCCGCTTCGGGCTGACAGGCCCCATCGCGCCGTACCAACGCGGGAGAAGGTAA
- a CDS encoding HEAT repeat domain-containing protein yields the protein MDPLAGLKEALALPVASLRKEPGAITLLVYAVLDAPPAERGLAIERLLQLTEARMHLPLQEALPGRVVELLESEQSEVRRIAARLVVTCPHAAAIPGLIRCLADDDVRVREDSILALRHADFDTGALVPHLGSERAEVREAALRVLHPPAPPSVRAELQRLLGDDVPGVRHLAAGFLPDDDGTPGLWGVTVDALRAGGDESTRIQAAGRLGRLEPQPETSEVLLEALSTGTARVRAAAAEALARFSPASTEAAGALLEALHDSSSAVACRAAAALSVRGPATEALAPSLLAALEDVSIPEEVRGQVALALGRLGVREAIPPLSRLLDRPDSSFRLVLDAFTGLSSLPGLKHDAVVALGLFGPLAAEAASALSRLAREGGPALRHAASEALGHMGLFAS from the coding sequence ATGGACCCACTTGCTGGCCTGAAGGAAGCGCTCGCGCTGCCAGTGGCCTCGTTGCGCAAGGAACCTGGGGCAATCACCCTCCTGGTGTATGCCGTGCTGGATGCACCTCCCGCGGAACGGGGGCTGGCCATCGAGCGTCTGCTCCAGCTCACCGAGGCGCGGATGCACCTTCCCCTCCAGGAAGCGCTTCCCGGCCGTGTGGTGGAGCTGCTGGAGAGCGAGCAGTCCGAGGTCCGGCGCATCGCCGCGCGGCTTGTCGTGACATGTCCGCATGCCGCGGCCATCCCGGGGTTGATCCGCTGCCTGGCGGACGACGATGTCCGGGTCCGCGAGGACAGCATCCTCGCGCTGCGGCACGCCGACTTCGACACGGGCGCTCTGGTGCCGCACCTGGGCTCGGAGCGCGCGGAGGTCCGGGAAGCCGCGCTGCGCGTGCTCCATCCCCCGGCGCCTCCATCCGTTCGGGCCGAGCTCCAGCGCCTGCTGGGAGACGACGTGCCGGGGGTGCGCCACCTCGCCGCGGGATTCCTGCCGGATGACGACGGCACGCCCGGGTTGTGGGGCGTCACGGTCGATGCGCTTCGGGCGGGAGGGGACGAGAGCACGCGAATCCAGGCGGCCGGGCGCCTGGGCCGGCTCGAGCCCCAGCCGGAGACATCCGAGGTGCTCCTGGAGGCGCTGAGCACGGGGACGGCGCGTGTCCGAGCCGCCGCCGCCGAGGCGCTCGCGCGGTTCTCTCCCGCGAGCACGGAAGCCGCTGGCGCACTGCTGGAAGCACTTCACGACTCCTCCTCGGCCGTGGCGTGCAGGGCCGCCGCCGCGTTGTCGGTTCGAGGCCCTGCCACGGAGGCACTCGCACCGAGCCTGTTGGCCGCGCTGGAGGATGTCTCCATTCCCGAGGAGGTGCGGGGCCAGGTGGCGCTGGCGCTCGGCAGGCTCGGGGTTCGCGAGGCCATCCCGCCGCTGTCGCGCCTGCTGGACAGGCCGGACTCGTCCTTCCGGCTCGTGCTCGACGCGTTCACCGGCCTGTCCTCGCTCCCGGGGCTGAAGCATGACGCGGTGGTGGCGCTCGGACTGTTCGGTCCGCTCGCGGCGGAGGCGGCATCGGCCTTGTCCCGGCTGGCGCGCGAAGGAGGCCCGGCCCTCCGCCATGCTGCGTCCGAAGCACTCGGGCACATGGGCCTGTTCGCATCATGA